In Deinobacterium chartae, a single genomic region encodes these proteins:
- a CDS encoding S8 family serine peptidase produces MNEQSSTVDETLVTQPAAEAQRPDAPEVVPGELIIKYREGMAQQSAQLAGLSLSAVRALSGGETLVRVSGGGLGAQSILSAQATLDAVERLREQAGDAIEYVQPNYIYRALAVPNDPYYSLQWHYPAMNLPAAWDITTGANSPVVAVIDTGQLNHPDLAGRFVAGYDFISNTSTAGDGNGRDSDPTDVGDAAVCNGQQQPNSWHGTHVAGTIGAATNNGVGVAGVNWNARIQHARVLGKCGGSTADIIDAIRWTSGMTVSGVPANATPAKVINMSLGGYLGSSCAASDPATQAAINDAVARGVTVVVAAGNSNDNAGLYTPASCNNTVTVAATETRNYRAPYSNYGSAIDVAAPGGDTSADRNGDGYADGVLSTLRDASGTAYNYAFYQGTSMATPHVAGVVSLMYAVRPGITPAQVLSTLQSTAKPLSSTQCAQGCGSGLVDAYAAVNAAKNGGTTSPQPVSDDTAQGAITLTKAASKSGSVSSSDTQDWYKFTATGGSVTVRLATGSDADLYLYDSNALTQLGASERGGSQTESISRTLTAGKTYYAAVVRYSGSPNYTVSVSGAAQ; encoded by the coding sequence ATGAACGAGCAAAGCTCTACTGTTGACGAGACGCTCGTAACCCAACCCGCTGCCGAAGCGCAGCGTCCTGATGCGCCCGAAGTGGTTCCGGGAGAACTGATCATCAAGTACCGTGAGGGCATGGCCCAGCAGAGCGCCCAGCTCGCGGGCCTCAGCCTCTCGGCCGTGCGCGCCCTTTCCGGTGGCGAGACGCTGGTCCGCGTATCCGGCGGCGGGTTGGGCGCTCAGTCCATTCTGAGCGCCCAGGCCACCCTCGACGCGGTCGAGCGCTTGCGCGAGCAGGCCGGTGACGCGATCGAGTACGTGCAGCCGAACTACATCTACCGTGCGCTGGCCGTTCCGAACGATCCGTACTACTCGCTGCAGTGGCACTACCCGGCCATGAACCTGCCTGCGGCCTGGGACATCACCACCGGAGCGAACAGCCCGGTCGTGGCCGTGATCGACACCGGCCAGCTCAACCACCCCGATCTGGCGGGCCGGTTCGTTGCCGGATACGACTTCATCTCGAACACCTCCACCGCAGGCGACGGCAACGGACGCGACTCGGATCCGACCGACGTGGGCGACGCGGCCGTGTGCAACGGCCAGCAGCAGCCCAACTCCTGGCACGGCACCCACGTGGCCGGCACCATCGGCGCTGCGACCAACAACGGGGTGGGCGTGGCCGGTGTGAACTGGAACGCACGCATCCAGCACGCCCGAGTGCTGGGCAAGTGCGGAGGATCCACCGCCGACATCATCGACGCGATCCGCTGGACCTCCGGCATGACCGTGAGCGGCGTGCCCGCCAACGCCACCCCGGCCAAGGTGATCAACATGAGCCTGGGCGGTTACCTGGGCAGCTCGTGCGCGGCGAGCGACCCGGCCACGCAGGCCGCCATCAACGACGCGGTTGCCCGCGGTGTGACCGTGGTGGTCGCGGCAGGCAACTCGAACGACAATGCCGGCTTGTACACCCCCGCCTCGTGCAACAACACCGTGACCGTGGCGGCCACCGAGACCCGCAACTACCGTGCGCCCTACTCGAACTACGGCAGCGCCATCGACGTGGCGGCCCCCGGCGGTGACACCTCGGCGGACCGCAACGGAGACGGCTACGCGGACGGCGTGCTCTCCACGCTGCGCGACGCAAGCGGCACCGCCTACAACTACGCCTTCTACCAGGGCACCTCGATGGCGACCCCGCACGTGGCCGGAGTGGTCAGCCTGATGTACGCGGTACGGCCCGGCATCACCCCGGCGCAGGTGCTCTCGACCCTCCAGAGCACGGCCAAGCCGCTCAGCTCCACCCAGTGCGCGCAGGGCTGCGGCAGCGGACTGGTCGATGCCTACGCCGCCGTAAACGCGGCCAAAAACGGCGGCACCACCAGCCCGCAACCGGTCAGCGATGACACCGCCCAAGGTGCTATCACCCTCACCAAGGCAGCCTCCAAGAGCGGCAGCGTCTCCTCGAGCGACACCCAGGACTGGTACAAGTTCACCGCCACCGGCGGCAGCGTGACCGTCCGCCTCGCGACCGGCAGCGACGCCGACTTGTACCTCTACGACTCCAACGCCCTGACCCAGCTCGGTGCCAGCGAACGCGGCGGCAGCCAGACCGAGAGCATCAGCCGCACCCTCACGGCCGGCAAGACCTACTACGCCGCCGTGGTGCGCTACAGCGGCAGCCCCAACTACACCGTCTCGGTGAGCGGCGCGGCCCAGTAA